CACATTATGTTCTCAAAAATGACATGTCACCTTCTTAATTAGTGTACTGTCAAATTTGGCAACAGGATTGCCCAATGTTTTACTTGCATGGTGTAGCCCCTTCCATTGAATAGTGAAGCCAGAACAATAGTCATGtcaaaattaaaatcaacaatCATCTCATAGAAACGAGACCTTTGGTTTAATGCTTTACAGTTCTATTTCACAAGATATTCTTCTTATTTTCCTATGTTTGGCTACAGCGATCATCATTAACTTTTCTCATCATATTGTTCTATCAAAATGGTAATTTTAGAAGGGTCCATAAGCTTCTAGTCTTgtagttttgaactttctctctGACGTTAACTTACCTATGTATGATTCTGTTTGTATGTTGAATTAAATGCATCATATGTCTGTACTAATGGTTACAGATGCTTCTCATGAAATATACCTGCAAAGTTACTATCATCCTTTCTTCATCTGCATTTGGTAGGCATTTCTTCAGTCTATATCACTTTCTATGTATTATAGCTGTTAGAAGTCACTCCCTTCCTCATCATAGGTTCACGTTGGTGAATATGGTGTGCACTGGAATTTCTTTTTCACTCTTGCTGCCGTGGCAGTTTTGACATCGATGATTAATCTTTCGCCAAGTAATTGTGGAATTCTGGGCTGGTTTATTCTATTAGGTATTGTTGCAACATCTCAAAAATTTGGGTACCTATGCTTTGTAAGCCTGTAACGTTCTTTGTCGTTTTAGGATATGAGGTCTTCTTGTTGCTTGGGCTAAATGAATATCTTCTTTCAAGCGAAAGAGGACCTGACATCATCAGCCAAAACAAAGAAGGAATTTTTAGCATTTTTGGTAAGTATTATAGTGAAGTAAAATCttcataaaaacataaaataaatttgTGAAATGAAATTAgagcactctctctctctctctctctctctcatggtCTCTCGCCATGCGTTTGCTTACTCTCTTGTTCAGTTTTATGGTCTCGTTGTGTCTATTTGGAAATGCTTTGAGAGACTGGCTGGTTGCCCCTTTAAGTTTTTAACTTGGAATCACAAATTCCTACTTTATCTAGACTTGGGACTAGCTCACATAGGTGGCGTTAAGAAAAGGTACCAATATATGTCTCTTTTTTTTAAAGATCTGGGTCGCAATGCTTGTAAATCAAACTAAACTTCCCGATATAACTAACCATGATAAGTTCCTAACATAGTAGTATTTGGACTAAGGCGATTCGCGAATTGTAACTTTATTCTAGCAAGACCTGGAGCTTTTGTTTAGTTTTTTTCTGGGGTTTTTTCTTTGGTAAGTGTAAGCATACACGTGTAAACTGCTTCCTAATGCTAATTTGTTTGAGCGGAATTATTATGTGAATAATGTGTGGACTTATTTGAGTGAATTTTGGGATGTGGGCCAGGAGAACTGAAGAAAAGGTACCTAAATGTAGAAACAACTATGAACATTTTGTTTCCAAAATCAAAAGAATAAAAAACAAATTAAGCTAGAGGTAAATTCAGTACATTCTGGATATTACTGTAATGAATATCACAGTAATCACATATTCACATCTTGCAAGTTGGTCCATGTAATGTAACTTTATTGTAGTAAGAACTAGGGATTCATTTTCTTTTATGGTTCTTCCTTTGTTGAATCTTGCACACATGTTAACTGTTTCCTATGGTCGAATACAAAGGTGTCAGGTAAGTTTGTAGATTTTGAGACAAATGAACATCCAGATcaacacacacgcacacacacttGCCACTctgaagaaaaatatttcttttgattcttttttGGTTAAATTTTTATTCCTGTGCCAAGCGTCAAATTTCTCTCTCAAATTTCCAGCAGAAGGCAAGAATTGTTTATTTGGGAACCCTTTCCTAGAGGATGTCAAAACTCTGACCATAACTTTTCTTTTCAAGGCAGAATAAAACAtggttaatgaagcattatgttAGCTATTTCTATTTTGTTACACATCTCCTTTCTCAGAAGGTATTCGCGAGTCGTCTCTaatcaaataacaacaaacaTACCCAGTGTATTCCCACAGGTGGGGTTTAGTGAGGGTagtatgtatgcagaccttagCCGTACCTTGTggagatagagaggctgtttccgatagaccctcggctcaagaaaagcaTTTCAAAGCAGGTTTGACATGAGTCGTCTTTAACCAAATGTgatttttaatttattatatgAGTATCGACTTTAGATGGGTTGAAGCTGGTTATATCATAATATTTTCAGCATTTCTTGTCATAATTTCCTTGCTTTTTTACGTTATGATTGTAAATTCTGGTTTAGAAGATTATTTCTTTTGATATCAGGTTATTGGGGGTTATACCTTGTTTGCGTCCAACTAGGCAGCTATCTTTTCTTTGGAAAACCTGGAGATGCTCTGTTGAGAACAAACGATTGGGCAAGGATTAGAGTCTGGATTCTTTGTCTTCTACTCTGGTTTGAGTTTCCTCTATGGAGTATCTTTTTTGTCTGCTTCTGTGAATGTTTGCTGCCTTGATATATAATTGCTGATATTTCTAAGCTTGTTGCTTTCTCTTCACGTTGCCAGGTTGTTGACAGTTTTTCTAGACATGCACGTTGAGAGGGTTTCTCGCAGAATGGTAGTGTATTCCTCTTTTTGTTTTCAGTAGAAAATATCTTAGTTTTCAGTGTAATCTTATGGCAAGATGACTAATAAACTCTTTTAACAGTGCAACCTGGCGTATGTTACTGTAGTATTGGCTATGAACCTTCAGGTAAGATTCATATAAATTCATTCTTTATTGTATCTATTTAGATGCAATTGAAGTTTCTTTTTCATAGTGAGAATGTGGAGCGCTCTCTTCCCGGAGGCTCCTTTTGTTTGCTTCATTTTTTTTGTGAGGAAGGTAACAAATTATACTCCATTAGCACAAAGGCAGTACTAAGAGCCATATTTACAATTCACAAAAAGAGCACAAAAAGTTCCCTAGTTCTACCAATTCCCCTTTACaccaaaagtgaaataaaaacaAACAATTCTTCTTAATCTTCTCGATATTGTTGCCTATATCCTCAAAAAATCTTGAGTTTCTTTCCTTCCAGATGGTCCATCAAACACAAGCCAGAACAGCACTCCACCATTCTTTTGTCTGACCACTCCTTCACAAGCAAGCCAGGAGAGTTCCAGTTGATTTAGGCATTATCCATTTCAACCCTTTTATATTCAAAAAGATTTGCCAAAGTTAATCTGTGATCCGACAATGCAAAAAAAAGATGGCTATTGCTCTCAGCTTCCCTTCCACATAAGTAGCATCTAGAGCAAAGCCGCATTCCCCTTCTCTTCAAATTCTCTTGTGTTAGACGAGTATTCTTCACAACCAGCCAAACAAAACATTCAACTTTGTATGGTATTTTCACCTGCCAGATGTGTTTCCAAAGCCACAATCCAACCAGCTAACCACTATGGTTCAAAGTTGTGTATGCAGATTTTGTTTGCTTAGTTGTTGTAGCTACTCATTCATCTACGCAATGTTTTATGTTCCAAGGTGTAGTTGGAGTTGTTTCCAGTTCTAGACATGTGAAAGGAGTCTGTGCTTGCACACATACATGTGACTCTTATTGGATGATGGAGTTTTCTCTCTTATAATTCATAGGTTTTCTGATGCCTTCTCTCATCATTTATGCCACGATAAAGTGCAAAGTGGGGAAAAACTTGGACCAAGTGTATTAAGAACGATTTCCAACAAGTTTTGATCGGAGATAGTGAGACTAGATGGAGAGTATGTCGATGAAATGCTCAATACAAATTACACGGATGACTTAAATGATCTTCATAAATGTGTGACAGATAGAACGCTTAGCTAAATTCATAGATAACGTATGTTGAAGTAAAGTATATCGTGGATTATTTAAGGGTAGAAAGGTTTGTGGTCCAATTGGTATCCTTATAGAGATTTTGAAGTGCCTTGGTGAAGTTAGAGTGGTGGCTAACCAAGCAATTCAATGCTAtattaaggaaagaaagatgCAAAATGAGTGGAGAAAGAGTAGATTGGTTCTAATATATGAGAACAAAGGAGATAAAGATGTGCGAACGGTTGTGGTATTAAACTTATGATTATACAGTACAACTTTGCGAAAAGAGTGATGGAGCATGGATTTAGGGACATAGACGTGGCTGAGTGAGTTTATTCTTGGTAGTTTGATAACAGCAAAGATTGGTAGAAATTTTAGAGGAAGAAAGATATCTACATGAGATGCAGTGAACTACGGAAAGCATATGATAGAGTGCGAATGAAAGTCCTTTCCAAAGGATCCATATCAAATATAAGTGGTATTAAAGATATTTacgaaagagcagttacaagtaTGAGAACAGTGGGAAGAGATGCAAAGAGATTTCCGTTAACCCTGGTTTACACAAAAGATCTTCCTTGAACCCGATACCTAACAAAGTGAAAGCAAAGTCTACACATTGGTTATGGGACCAACGTTATACACTAGTATGTGTAGTGTCTCAGGGATGCAATATATCCACAAGATAAATGTCCTAGAAATGCACACGTTAATATGGATACGTAGTTGAATTCAAAACAATTATATCGGATAGAGGGTGCAAGTAGCACATAAAGGATAAATGAAAGAATGTCATTTGTAGATGGTTTGATCATGTACTATGTACCTCAAATAAGTTGGTTTGTATGTGTGGACTATGATGATTGAAGGTGCAAAAGGAGTATAAGGTAGACATAGAATCACATGAAAGGAAGTTGTCCTAAAAAAACATAGGATTTGTCGGGAATATTTATGTTTTGGTTAGAAACTTGTATGTCAGTGTCGAAATAAGTGTAGGATTTAGAGAACCTCTTTTTTTTTAGAGAATTCTTAATTGCTTTAAAGACAACTATGTATGTACCAGTATCAGAATGAAATGGATACAAATAGAGAGGAGTGGATTTAAAAGATTCATTTAGCTGATCAGAATGGATACAGATCATATGTTTGACCCCCCAACTAGTATGGAATTGAAGGATTATTGATTAATTGATCACTCATCACTTATTTCAGAACTTGATAAATCAATTGAAAGTGGAAATCCAAGAGATAATAAGAGATTGAGAAACAAAAGTAGCTTTGAGCTCTGTGAAAATAATAACTATTCACACAAAGAGTTTCATCACTACTTACTAGAATAGCATGGACCAAACTGTGACTTGTAAGGAAGACTAAACTCTAAATTTCTCCAATAAGTTAATTAGTTTGAGGTCATTTGTGCAGTTTAGTGAAAGGACGTCTTTTGAGTAATACGACAAAATGGATGTCATTGAGCTCAGGACTGGAGGATAGATGGTTACTTCTTGTCTGTTCGGAAATGCtaattttatttcactttttgtGGTAGATTGACCACATTCTTGAGTTAAGTAGGACGCTTATAATTTTTCTTCTAAGATTGAACTCAATATACGCTTATACAAACTAAAAGTGTTGTTTTTCGAAATGTTGCGAACGTATTTCCAAAAAGTTTGGTAAAAAGTAGATTCACTTCCCAAGAAAGAACTTCTGGATTACTTGAGTAAATTTCTCTTGAATGCAATGATGCATAATTTCATAATGCAATTCTGATTCAGTATAatgtttcatttcttttttgatttagGCATGGCTCAACGTTTCTCTTTTTCAGGTTTTTGCAGTTTTAACTCTAGCTGATTATGTACCTGGATATAAAGTTGCTGCGTTGATAGAAGTTTTTGACCGAAACTTACTGGGCTCTTTTCTTCTGGTGAGAAAAATTTTATTGCTGACATCATCATTCTATAATGCTTTCTGTTCATCCTTTGATCTCTGGATGATCAGATCAGTCACAAAATCGTCATTTGATCATGCAGGCTAACGTGCTAACCGGATTGGTTAACCTGTCCATTGATACCCTCTTTGTCTCACCATTCACTGCACTTGCTATCTTGGTTGGATATGCATACATTTTATCTATTGCTGCAGCAATTGCACATGTTTGTGGTATTCGATTGAAGTTTTGGTAGGGGAGCTTAGTCTAGTGTACTCTAGTTTCATTTTTTAACCCATCCTCCATTACATTACTCTTCTTATTGTTATAGATCCTGTGTGTCTACATTAGAAATACATACACTCTATTTCTGCTCATTAGAAATGCTCATCGAGAAGTGTATGAGAGAAACGGGCGAAACTCACATGAGCATGTTATCGCGGCCTAAATCATATGCTCTTGCTGTGTTGCAACAGCCAAAAGGGGAGCATGTGTGACAAGAAGCAACAGAGAGAGAGACCTCAAGCCCTTTTTAGCATTCTTTGTGCATAAATATCAAATACTTGGGCAAGAAAAGGAAGCCAAGCTCAATACCCATTTGAGAAAcggaaaagggttaaaaatggccctaaactattggaaaatgttttaaaatatttttagccCAATAGGTGGATGAAAGGGTATTTTTAAACCTTTTCCAATAGTTTAGGGACATTTTTAACCCATTTCCGTTTGAGAAATTACTAGTGTTAATAATATTTACTTCCGTCCCATTTTATGATACTTTTTGCTTCTCAAGATTCTGACTATGTCGAACTATCTTGGTTAGTAACCTTCATAGTTTGAAAGTTCATCCACCGCTTCTTGGTTACAAGGTCATCTATAAATTTGGCATGATCGGACGTTTGCTCCAAAGCTTTCACCAATGGTAATTAATAGATAAACCCTTCAATATTTCATTGAAACTTTGATTGGGTTTCACCATATTTGCATAGCTAACCTTTGAGGATAAGAAGGGGGAGGCTTTGGCAAAtatgccttagccttttgcactaccaaTTCCAAACCAATAGATACAATTCCCGAAGTGTCCTCCCTTACCGCCTcctccaaaaggaaaaaaataataaagggaATATTAAACTCGTGCTACAATCTTAGTTTTTGGCAGGTAAAAGAAAATACCATGTTGCATATTGTCATGCAATCTGTGAGAAATTCGCAGAATATATTCATTATTAGCTTATTGCTAGAATCTTAGTAGGCATTTagacataaaaattgtaattttgaaaaaaaatagtatttgaagttaagttgaaaaatgatatttgaaatttataattatgtttggacatgcatttcaccTGAAAAAATGTTATAGTTTTTGTGAGTGAGGAAACaaaaaattctgaaaattttgacaaaaattcattttcgaaatattttcaaaaaattttaaaatttcatggacaaacacgttttttaaaaaataaattcaaaaaaaaggaaaaaatatctaTGAGCAAACAGGTCCTTAGTTTTGCCAAAACTAACAGAAACATGGGAGCCTCAACTAGTTTACCATTTTGCCAAATAACCTTTGCCTTATTCACTTCTTCCAATTCAAAAGTCGAGCAACCCTTGAACAGATAGATCATACAAGATTCTTTACatattaagcatacattgattaAAAAACTGATAAAGCTTGGTCATGTCAGATCAGACTATAACTGGAAGAACTTTATATCAATAACCAATTCGACAACCACCAAATGATATTAATTTCACAATAATTTCTCGTGCAAAATATTTCCCTATTCAAGAATTCAACTAACTGAGAATTACCATCTATCCCGTCACTATGTAAACACAGAGAGTCGTCCCACAAGTTAAATGGCTCTGAGGATAATTAAATGTCGAAAGCTGGAAATGTAAACAGTTCCACTATCCAAATCATTTTCTTGCAGTCTCCAAGTTAAAGTCCTGAAGGTTAAGTAACAGATCATCGGCACTCAAGTACACCTTGTTCGCTGCATGTGAAATAGTCTGGGCAATCTCTCTTGCTGCTTCGATTTTCCTGAGTGTGATAAATGCCGGATTGTTGGCAATCGCTTGACCAATCAGTTGGGCACTCTTAGCCTCACCCTGCAGAACAAATAGGAATTCAATACTACTGCACATAATGTTTCTCTATCCCCCCTCCCTCCCCAAAAAAGttatagtactccctccgttccaatttatgtgagaGGGTATTTGACTGTGACACGGATAAAAACTTCtgaaacttgtggtgtaaaacaaaccaaagaaatttgtgtggctataaatatctctttaagggtaaaataggaagtttaaagttgaatggactgactaaaaaagaaagaatatcACGTTAATTGGGATTGAGGGAGTAATGAATAAAACAGAATGGAGAATTTAGCCTAAAACGATTTTCTATAGTATAGTTTTCTGTTCTTATTtattgatagctataatatatatgtgatatgTTGTTACTGTATGAATAATACTATTCAAGCAGCAAATGCCAAACTCGAACGGCCTGGAGTTCAGAGGAATCATGTGCTAGAGTGAGAGTGACGCATAAAAGACATCAACATAGCAGCAGATAAATGATAGGCAGTGGAGTGACTAAAGTTTAAATTAAACTAGAGATGTGAAGCAGGGAACTTATATTGACCTGAGCTCTGATAACAGCACTTCGCTTATCTTGCTCAGCTTTTTCCACAACAAACTTTGCTCTCTCAGCTTCTTGAGCAGCCACTTGTTTTGCTTCAATTGCAGCTGTAAATTCCTTTCCAAAGGTCAGGCTTGTTATGGACACATCATCTAGAGCAATGTTGAAGTTGGCTGCCCTTTCTGTCAAGATCTTCCGTATTTCTCTGCTAACGTTCTGCAGAAAGTGCACAATATTGGCAACACTTAGATGGTATCTATTAACAAAAAACATTTTTAAAAGTTCACATCTGTTGTAAATAGAAGATTCACAGTTTACTTTCCCTACTTCAGATAGGGAAGTAGTAATTATGCAATAAGCTTCCAACACAATGGCCTAATCACACTTGAAAAAAAATAGTACATATGAGAGATGTTGCTAGTTATAGAAATTATTTCCACCTAGAGCGACATCAACTAAGTACTTTTAGCATTTTGCACATACCTCTCTCTGGGTGATGAGCTGACTAGCATTGTACTGGGCAACCACAGCTTTCAACGTTTCATGAATAATTGAAGGCAGGACCCTTTCATTGTAGTTTTCACCAAGAGTTCGGTAAACAGTGGGTAGTTCGTCTGGAACTGGACGAGTGAGAACTCTGAGCCCAATTTTCACCTGTGCAATAAATCAGGGAAAAGATCATTATATTAAATCCCATACTTCTAAAGGGCagcctggtgcactaagctcccgctatgcgaggggtccgggaaagggccagaccacaagggtctatcgtacgcagccttaccctgcaaaTCCCATACTTCTAAAAGTCTAAAAACTTTCTCTATCTAAGATTAAGCAAAAccttattattatcattgttacAAATGCCCCCCTTTTTTTACCCTATATctagttttgttttgttttcatcCTAAGAGATGAGGGTAAAACAAGTGTTCAGAAAAAAAAATTACCATCTGAAGGTCACGACTTCCCGAAGTGCTTTCCACAAGGTGGGGTCGTGCACGAACATCATAAATGACTGGCCTTTCAAACCAAGGAATCATGAAGTGTGTCCCTTCTGGATAAACCTATTCATAAATCAGtcatgaaagattatcaaaaaggaaaagcaaaaataaaaaataaaaaaccaaaaaaaatgcgCGTACATTATGCACGCAGAAAACAGAGGAAAATCATCTCTTAGAGTCATACAACCCCACAACCATCTAACACAAACATTTGAGTATATAGCAAAAAATCAAGAAGAGCTATCAATATCTTTTCATATATTAAAACAAATACTATACGAGCATTGCCTGCAAAAGGCTCCGAAATTCATCTCACTTAATAAGTATCTTAGCTTGACATGGATAACATGGACATAATTTTGGAGTGACGGTTGCTAACCAAAAAACAATCTTAGTAGTACTGAGAAAAAGTCGTCTTggtccaaaagaaaaaaaaaaagacaagatTACCTTATCTTTAACACCAAGAATACGGTTGAAAACAATGGCACGATGCCCGCCCTCAACATTGTATAGACTGTTGGCAACTCCATACACACCAAGACCAGCAACAACTCCCAATTTGATCAAAGCAGAAGCTGCACCACCACCTGGCATCTTGGGAACCTTAATATTGTTGAGATTCATCTTGCCAATCCTGAAATATACTAATACAGTCACAATTTCtgttaaccaaaaaaaaaaaaaaaaggcaagcaAGCACACAATCAGACAGAGACCCCTTTTGATTGGTCACAGCAGCAAAGCTAAGAATTTTACAAAGTGATTCAAAAAAAATACAAGAATGTCATAATTGGGATTTGAACCTATGACCTAGAGCAACTtttgaaccccccccccccctcccccctttaTCTCTTCCGGGGTAGTTTTCCTCATGGGGATTCAACAGCTTATATATAACCAAAAAAAGTTCATTTTTATCTTGTTTGCACAGTATAATTTCTCGACAAAGAGATTCAGTTGAACCCCCTTCCCGAAGTCCCATATATTTGACACTCCATTGCCATTCACATTTTTTCTTCACTTACTATTAAAACTTTGATGTAACAATTTACCCTTTTTTAAGTACACTATGATACAATGAAGCACTAAAAATTCTTGATAAAGTTGAATTAGCAAACAGGAGGTTCAACTCAATGTCAAATTTCTTACAAACTATGCAGAGGTAAATCATAAATGTTTAATGCACAGCACAACATCTTACAAACACTTGAAACCTAAATCCTAAACATGTATCTGAGTTATTAATGCACCTGCATTCCCAAAATCCATCAATAACAACTACTACAGTCATACCTCTCTACTACAATCATGCTCTATAAGAGCATTTCACTATAACGGTCAAGTTTTCTTTGGAACCAATTCTTCACGCTATGTTTATAATGTATTTTCCCTATAACAACACTTCATTATCgcagccaaaaaatgtcaaaacaataaagaggtttgactgtattaAACCCTTTATATCCTTTCTGCTCTATTCGAGCTCATCGTATTTCAACACACACAATATAATTTGTCATTTAAGATAAATCAAGCATAAAAAATAGTATAAAAGAAAATCTGGTGCAAAGGTCGTCCGTTAATTTAAAGAGCAACAAAAGGGTAAAAAATAAAACCCTAAcgaagaaatgtaaacaataaAAACAGAAACAAATCATACATAAAGAAAATGGAATTACGAAAGGAAGATCTGTTACCTGATCGAACTGAAGGAGAGGAGAAATGAAAAAGGTTAACGGGAGCTTGAGGAAGGGGTTTAATGATTTAGGGCTTTAGGATCTTTGGTTAATATTTTAATactatgggtgtgtttggtaagcaaaattgtttttccaaattttttgttggcttaaatgttttagaaaatatttttctcattaactcatttttcttcaattgaaaaaaaatattttatttattttaacaaaaaaagaattttaaaaatattttttaaaactctATTTTAACCTTACCTATCCAATTTCATCTCCACCAATCACTCCTACCCTACCCCCACCAACCTACCCTCACCCCCACTCTGCCCCACCACCCATCCACCCCCACCCACCCCAACTCCTCCTCGCCCCAACCCtcaccctaaatagaaatattattagtGGTACTCTTTTTTCATGTTATACTTAGAGTACTTCTTttctagtattttttttttcatgatttaaaaaaaatatcttttattcattttaacaaaaaaaatattttctatcaaggaatatttttcaaaactctatTTTAACCTTCCATATCCAATCCCATCTCCACCAATCACTCCCACCTACCCCCCACCACCCCACCCTCACCCCACCACCCTCCGAGCCCCAACCCCTCCGAGCCCCAACcccaccctaaatagaaatattattagtGTTACTCTCTTTTCATGTTATACTTAGAGTACTTTTTTTCTCgtatttttcttttcatgatttaaaaaaagtatcttttattcattttaacaaaaaaatattttcttttcaaaatataaaaaagtattttctttcatttcaacaaaatgatgtagtaaaaagtatttattttatttcaacaaaaaagtattttcttttatttcaacaaaatgagagTTTTCTTTTCATggtgtagaaaaagtattttctttcatttcaacaaaataagtactttattttcatgttgtagaaagagtactttttaaaaaccaaaaaaatagtatttttttaAGTTATAGAGCACAAATTTTAACGTTATTTTTGCTTTAAAAAGTAATATAGTACATTAGTTCCTttggtttgtgtgaatttttagaagaataattaaattttttaagaaaatagagTCGTGAAAACGTTGGGTATTGGGAGGGAGGGGGAGAGCATATGAAAACACGGGGACTTGGGGGAAGGGGATGAGTAAGGAAAgtaacataaaaaattatttttctaaaatatattttatactctctaaccaaacactagaaaatatttttcggaaaaaatttttcactcaccaaccaaacaagaaaaaataagttataaaatcactcattttccACGAAAATATTttataggaaaatatttttcatggaaaatatattttcttttcataccAAGCACAccctatattttttgtttttgtgttgaCTAGTTTCCATAGTACTCTTTCTTAATTCAAATGTTATGGGCTTTTGACTTTGGGCTATTATCCTATAATTGGCCTTTCAAAAAACCACTATCTCTTGGATGGAGTTTTATAGCTTTACCCacaaaaattaaactaattacctTTGCCTACCCATTAATTTTTCTATCCACCAAACTAATTACCCTTCCTACCCATTGTAGCTTTTCTGGATaattgtttctttttttcttatgttcttttttatttctctgtttttttttcttttctttcttttctccttttattttttctcgtttttatttcttttttttgttcatatatttttttccactctctctcacacacacacacacacacacacacacacacacacacacacatatatatatatatatatatatatatatatatatatttatttgtttttcacCATAATATCTTTTTATACTCAATTTGGCCTTTTTCACCATAATATCTTTTTATACTCAATTTGGCccgtttcttttcatttttttatttttatttttctttccttttgtttatttttttaatttcgcGTTCCTTTCCTAATTTCATTCATCtttttattaatttccttttttccccatattactattttgtacaaTGAATATTATTTTTATGGAACTCCATCAAAAAATTCATTTAAGAAAATATTTGCAAGGATCTAAttggaaaaattaaaaatattaaaaatgacttATTTATTACAGTATACtgttatattatattgtatactataacaATATAATATTACTATAACCATCACTTTAACTTTGCACAATAGCACCTAGATGATTCAATAAATAGCAATCAAAGTGTACTATTAtggtat
The nucleotide sequence above comes from Nicotiana tabacum cultivar K326 chromosome 12, ASM71507v2, whole genome shotgun sequence. Encoded proteins:
- the LOC107762679 gene encoding uncharacterized protein At4g17910 isoform X1 gives rise to the protein MDPPLNMKSFNPNKHLKEEFVSNLSGTSMLELFLLITTLSMILFLRSVYSSTKKGPNSAEALLKKDDNITSSKKKDDHMNVVACNKNMGSYLAAVTLDVIWIVFPAILCLTILADWTYINAVVMTLLVAFFIVARRSGFSVSQEEGVRSLRTNISAYRVSMNLLTCVCILAVDFKIFPRRYAKTETYGTGLMDIGVGSFIVANALVSRQARGIAKMNLRNAISSTCPLIVLGFARIFFTSTVDYQVHVGEYGVHWNFFFTLAAVAVLTSMINLSPSNCGILGWFILLGYEVFLLLGLNEYLLSSERGPDIISQNKEGIFSIFVYSHRWGLVRVVCMQTLAVPCGDREAVSDRPSAQEKHFKAGYWGLYLVCVQLGSYLFFGKPGDALLRTNDWARIRVWILCLLLWLLTVFLDMHVERVSRRMCNLAYVTVVLAMNLQVFAVLTLADYVPGYKVAALIEVFDRNLLGSFLLANVLTGLVNLSIDTLFVSPFTALAILVGYAYILSIAAAIAHVCGIRLKFW
- the LOC107762680 gene encoding prohibitin-1, mitochondrial translates to MNLNNIKVPKMPGGGAASALIKLGVVAGLGVYGVANSLYNVEGGHRAIVFNRILGVKDKVYPEGTHFMIPWFERPVIYDVRARPHLVESTSGSRDLQMVKIGLRVLTRPVPDELPTVYRTLGENYNERVLPSIIHETLKAVVAQYNASQLITQRENVSREIRKILTERAANFNIALDDVSITSLTFGKEFTAAIEAKQVAAQEAERAKFVVEKAEQDKRSAVIRAQGEAKSAQLIGQAIANNPAFITLRKIEAAREIAQTISHAANKVYLSADDLLLNLQDFNLETARK